Proteins co-encoded in one Desulfurellaceae bacterium genomic window:
- a CDS encoding Zn-dependent alcohol dehydrogenase: MKAAVLYELNAPVQVEDVDLDSPKAGEVRVKIAANGVCHSDYSVIHGVLRSPLPVVLGHEGAGVVEEVGPGVSLVKAGDHVVLSFAPYCGRCYYCSIGSPVLCTNMRMTMGKGTLLDGTCRLKKNGKAIHHMAGLSSFAEYAVVDQTACIPIPDNVPLDKACLVGCGVMTGLGAATNTAKVQPGSSTVVIGCGGVGLNTIQGCVLAGASTVIAVDLMDNKLEFAKEFGATHTINPGREELVRTVRGLTEGRGADYAFEVIGLGKTIEQAYACTRQGGMTVVVGAPSREDTVTIPASSLLTEKSIKGSLYGSTRPRVDMPRLIELYMNKRIKLDELVTRTYALGEINEAMDALEKGEVARSVVVM, encoded by the coding sequence ATGAAAGCAGCTGTCTTATACGAACTGAACGCCCCGGTCCAGGTTGAGGACGTCGATCTGGACAGTCCCAAGGCCGGCGAGGTTCGGGTCAAAATCGCGGCCAACGGTGTGTGTCACAGCGACTATTCGGTCATCCACGGGGTGCTGCGTTCGCCCCTGCCGGTGGTGCTGGGGCATGAGGGAGCCGGTGTGGTCGAGGAGGTCGGACCCGGGGTCAGTCTGGTCAAGGCCGGCGATCACGTGGTGCTGTCATTCGCGCCGTACTGCGGCCGCTGCTACTACTGCTCAATCGGCAGTCCGGTCCTGTGCACCAACATGCGCATGACCATGGGCAAGGGCACGCTGCTGGACGGGACGTGTCGTCTGAAGAAAAACGGCAAGGCTATTCACCACATGGCCGGGCTGTCGAGTTTTGCCGAGTACGCCGTGGTCGATCAGACGGCGTGTATTCCCATCCCCGATAACGTGCCCCTGGACAAGGCCTGCCTGGTCGGCTGCGGGGTGATGACCGGCCTGGGAGCGGCCACCAACACGGCCAAGGTCCAGCCCGGCAGCAGCACGGTCGTCATCGGCTGTGGCGGGGTCGGCCTGAACACGATTCAGGGCTGTGTGCTGGCCGGGGCCAGCACCGTCATCGCCGTTGATCTGATGGACAACAAACTCGAGTTTGCCAAAGAGTTCGGCGCCACCCACACGATCAATCCCGGCCGGGAGGAGTTGGTCAGGACGGTCCGGGGGCTGACCGAGGGCCGCGGGGCGGACTATGCGTTTGAGGTCATCGGTCTGGGCAAGACGATTGAGCAGGCTTATGCGTGTACCCGCCAGGGCGGCATGACCGTCGTGGTTGGCGCCCCCTCGCGTGAAGATACGGTCACCATTCCGGCCTCGAGCCTGCTGACCGAGAAATCCATCAAAGGCTCGCTGTACGGTTCGACCCGGCCCCGGGTGGACATGCCGCGGCTGATTGAGCTGTACATGAACAAGCGCATCAAGCTGGATGAGCTGGTGACCAGAACCTATGCCCTCGGCGAGATTAACGAGGCCATGGATGCCCTGGAAAAGGGCGAGGTGGCGCGTAGCGTGGTGGTGATGTAG
- the meaB gene encoding methylmalonyl Co-A mutase-associated GTPase MeaB — MARQTLSQLLENMGSGSAVALARLMTLVERESREVGPILEAIAPQLGHAFTIGVTGPPGAGKSSLVDGLTTLMRAAHKTVGVVAIDPSSPFSGGALLGDRIRMGQHYLDKGVFIRSMATRGSHGGLARATLDVMKLLDAFRCDYVLVETVGVGQTELDVMRATDTVIVTLVPEAGDSVQVMKAGLMEIADIFVVNKADRDGAQRMMTDLSLMLELKYSNRPAGQVAAPQWKIPVLATQAINNVGLPELFEAMESHHQFLTDGGELEQRRTTRRQEELLARVEYAVRRRLTDQLELDPALARLFEEVGAGRLDPHSASEQVLRSEFLKNGGEL; from the coding sequence ATGGCACGACAGACCCTCAGTCAACTGCTCGAAAACATGGGCTCCGGCAGCGCCGTTGCTCTGGCCCGACTGATGACCCTGGTCGAGCGCGAGAGCCGCGAGGTGGGCCCCATTCTTGAGGCCATCGCCCCACAGCTCGGTCACGCCTTCACCATCGGGGTGACCGGCCCGCCGGGCGCCGGCAAATCCAGCCTGGTCGACGGCTTGACCACGCTGATGCGCGCCGCCCACAAGACGGTCGGGGTGGTGGCCATTGACCCGTCGAGCCCCTTTTCCGGGGGGGCGCTGCTGGGCGACCGTATCCGTATGGGCCAGCACTATCTGGACAAGGGCGTGTTTATCCGCAGCATGGCCACCCGTGGCAGCCACGGCGGCCTGGCCCGGGCTACGCTGGACGTGATGAAACTGCTCGACGCCTTCCGGTGCGACTACGTGCTGGTCGAGACGGTCGGGGTCGGCCAGACCGAACTCGACGTGATGCGGGCGACCGATACGGTGATTGTCACCCTGGTGCCCGAGGCCGGCGACAGCGTACAGGTCATGAAGGCCGGGCTGATGGAAATCGCCGATATCTTTGTGGTCAACAAGGCTGACCGCGACGGGGCGCAGCGGATGATGACCGACCTGAGCCTGATGCTGGAACTCAAGTACAGCAACCGGCCCGCCGGCCAGGTCGCTGCGCCGCAGTGGAAAATTCCCGTCCTGGCCACCCAGGCGATCAACAATGTCGGCCTGCCGGAACTGTTCGAAGCCATGGAGTCGCACCACCAGTTTCTGACCGACGGCGGCGAACTGGAACAACGCCGGACGACCCGCCGCCAGGAGGAATTGCTGGCCCGGGTCGAGTACGCAGTCCGTCGCCGCCTGACCGACCAGCTTGAGCTTGATCCGGCCCTGGCCCGCCTGTTCGAGGAAGTCGGAGCGGGCAGGCTGGACCCCCATAGCGCATCCGAGCAGGTCCTGAGAAGTGAATTTCTGAAGAATGGAGGAGAGTTATGA
- a CDS encoding enoyl-CoA hydratase/isomerase family protein, with amino-acid sequence MEWDTVRFETAEHDERVGFLVLDRPAVLNAVNDQLIADFKQACDVLRHAPGLRVVVLKAEGRGFCSGMDLMAAAHRPHDSETLAAVWAPWGQALDTLEQLDQLTIAAIHGPCLGAGMELVLACDFRIATTSAFFGLPQILYGTPPDVGQNYRLPQLIGLSKAKEIMLLGQRFSAAEAERWGLVTRLVEPGDLGAETDALVERCLQLGGKAAAGAKHLLHRTWELDNQALAAAIHQARTAALEDGEFAASLEVYRDRRKPQV; translated from the coding sequence ATGGAATGGGATACAGTGCGTTTTGAGACGGCCGAACACGACGAACGGGTCGGCTTCCTGGTGCTCGACCGCCCGGCCGTCCTCAACGCCGTCAACGACCAACTCATCGCCGACTTCAAACAGGCGTGTGACGTGCTGCGCCACGCTCCGGGCCTGCGCGTCGTCGTCCTCAAAGCCGAGGGCCGCGGCTTTTGTTCGGGCATGGACCTGATGGCCGCCGCCCACAGACCCCATGACAGTGAGACGCTGGCGGCGGTGTGGGCGCCCTGGGGCCAGGCGCTGGATACGCTTGAGCAGCTCGATCAGCTGACCATTGCGGCCATCCACGGACCGTGCCTGGGGGCCGGCATGGAGCTGGTTCTGGCCTGTGATTTCCGGATTGCGACGACCTCGGCCTTTTTTGGCCTGCCCCAGATTTTATACGGCACCCCGCCGGATGTCGGTCAGAATTATCGTCTGCCCCAGCTGATCGGGCTGTCCAAAGCCAAAGAAATCATGCTCCTGGGTCAGCGTTTCAGCGCCGCCGAGGCAGAACGCTGGGGCTTGGTCACGCGGCTGGTTGAGCCCGGCGACCTTGGGGCCGAAACGGACGCGCTGGTCGAGCGCTGTCTCCAGCTGGGCGGCAAGGCCGCAGCCGGGGCCAAGCACCTCTTGCACCGAACCTGGGAGCTGGACAACCAAGCCTTGGCCGCCGCGATTCATCAGGCGCGGACGGCCGCGCTGGAAGACGGAGAATTCGCCGCCTCCCTGGAGGTCTATCGTGACCGCCGTAAACCCCAGGTCTAA
- a CDS encoding type II toxin-antitoxin system prevent-host-death family antitoxin: MQNIYSTHEAKARFSELLRQVRQGKTVTISYRGKPVAEIRSIQQKPATVEERLEELEQRGVLVRPSQRRPLKVVEPRAGALKRFLAERSE, encoded by the coding sequence ATGCAGAACATATATTCCACCCATGAAGCCAAGGCGCGGTTCTCGGAACTCCTGCGGCAGGTGCGTCAGGGGAAAACGGTCACGATTTCTTATCGTGGGAAACCTGTGGCCGAGATTCGCTCTATCCAGCAGAAACCGGCAACGGTTGAGGAGCGACTCGAAGAACTCGAACAGCGCGGGGTTCTCGTTCGTCCGAGTCAGCGGCGGCCGCTGAAAGTTGTAGAGCCGCGAGCGGGGGCTCTGAAGCGTTTTCTCGCAGAGCGAAGCGAGTGA